The Micromonospora sediminicola genome contains a region encoding:
- a CDS encoding succinate dehydrogenase/fumarate reductase iron-sulfur subunit, translated as MNLTLRIWRQTGPEDKGRMVSYPVQDVSPDMSFLEMLDVLNERLILDGEEPVAFDHDCREGICGACSLMINGEAHGPQRGTTACQLHMRQFSDGDTIDIEPWRARAFPVVKDLVVNRNAFDKIIAAGGYVTAPTGSAPEAHSTPVAKANADAAFESAACIGCGACVAACPNGSGMLFTAAKITQLSLLPQGQPERYTRVIGMVDAHDEAGFGGCTNIGECAAACPKGIPLNTIGRLNRDFLKATTKRAGTPGS; from the coding sequence GTGAACCTGACCCTGCGCATCTGGCGCCAGACGGGCCCCGAGGACAAGGGTCGGATGGTGAGCTACCCGGTGCAGGACGTGTCCCCCGACATGTCCTTCCTGGAGATGCTCGACGTGCTCAACGAGCGGCTGATCCTCGACGGCGAGGAGCCGGTCGCGTTCGACCACGACTGCCGCGAGGGTATCTGCGGCGCGTGCAGCCTCATGATCAACGGTGAGGCGCACGGCCCGCAGCGCGGCACCACCGCCTGTCAGCTGCACATGCGGCAGTTCTCCGACGGCGACACGATCGACATCGAGCCCTGGCGGGCCCGGGCCTTCCCGGTCGTCAAGGACCTGGTGGTGAACCGCAACGCCTTCGACAAGATCATCGCTGCCGGCGGCTACGTGACCGCGCCGACCGGCAGCGCCCCGGAGGCGCACTCCACCCCGGTGGCCAAGGCCAACGCGGACGCCGCCTTCGAGTCGGCCGCCTGCATCGGCTGCGGCGCCTGCGTGGCGGCCTGCCCGAACGGCTCCGGCATGCTCTTCACCGCCGCCAAGATCACCCAGCTCTCGCTGCTGCCGCAGGGCCAGCCCGAGCGCTACACCCGGGTGATCGGCATGGTGGACGCGCACGACGAGGCCGGTTTCGGCGGCTGCACCAACATCGGCGAGTGCGCCGCGGCCTGCCCGAAGGGCATCCCGCTGAACACCATCGGCCGGCTCAACCGGGACTTCCTCAAGGCGACCACGAAGCGAGCCGGCACGCCCGGCTCCTGA
- a CDS encoding zinc-dependent alcohol dehydrogenase, with product MKALTWHGKRDVRVEDVPDPRIEEPTDAIVRITSTAICGSDLHLYEVLGPYLKPGDVLGHEPMGIVEEVGPGVTRLKRGDRVVVPFNISCGSCWMCERQLYAQCETTQVTSQGKGASLFGYTSLYGSVPGGQAEYLRVPQAQFGPIKIPDTGADERWLYLSDILPTAWQAVKYADTPPGGTLAVFGLGPVGQFSARIGRHLGAGRVIGLDLVPERLEMARRHGIEVLDVSQLDDVPGALIDLVDGRGPDAVIDAVGMEAHGAPLGKVAQTAAGLLPDKLAQAMTDKAGVDRLVVLHAALKAVRRGGTVSISGVYGGEQDPMPLMEMFDRGIQLRMGQCHVRRWVDEIIPLLEGDDDPLGVEDLRTHRLPLAQAPQAYEMFQKKEDGCVKVVLAP from the coding sequence ATGAAGGCACTCACCTGGCACGGCAAGCGGGACGTTCGCGTGGAGGACGTTCCGGATCCCCGGATCGAGGAGCCGACCGACGCGATCGTCCGGATCACCTCGACCGCCATCTGCGGCTCCGACCTGCACCTGTACGAGGTGCTCGGGCCGTACCTGAAGCCCGGCGACGTGCTCGGGCACGAGCCGATGGGCATCGTCGAGGAGGTCGGCCCGGGCGTGACCCGGCTCAAGAGGGGCGACCGGGTGGTCGTCCCGTTCAACATCTCCTGCGGCTCGTGCTGGATGTGCGAGCGGCAGCTCTACGCGCAGTGCGAGACCACCCAGGTGACCAGCCAGGGCAAGGGCGCCTCGCTGTTCGGCTACACGTCGCTCTACGGCTCGGTCCCGGGCGGCCAGGCCGAGTACCTGCGCGTGCCGCAGGCCCAGTTCGGCCCGATCAAGATCCCGGACACCGGGGCCGACGAGCGGTGGCTCTACCTGTCCGACATCCTGCCCACCGCCTGGCAGGCGGTGAAGTACGCGGACACCCCGCCCGGCGGCACCCTGGCCGTGTTCGGTCTCGGCCCGGTCGGGCAGTTCAGCGCCCGGATCGGCCGCCACCTCGGCGCCGGCCGCGTGATCGGCCTGGACCTGGTGCCGGAGCGGCTGGAGATGGCCCGCCGCCACGGCATCGAGGTGCTCGACGTCAGCCAGCTCGACGACGTGCCCGGCGCGCTCATCGACCTGGTCGACGGGCGCGGTCCGGACGCGGTGATCGACGCGGTCGGCATGGAGGCGCACGGCGCGCCGCTGGGCAAGGTCGCCCAGACCGCCGCCGGGCTGCTGCCGGACAAGCTGGCCCAGGCCATGACCGACAAGGCCGGCGTGGACCGGCTCGTGGTGCTGCACGCCGCGCTCAAGGCGGTCCGGCGCGGCGGCACCGTCTCGATCTCCGGGGTGTACGGCGGCGAGCAGGACCCGATGCCGCTGATGGAGATGTTCGACCGGGGAATCCAGCTGCGCATGGGGCAGTGCCACGTGCGGCGCTGGGTCGACGAGATCATCCCGCTGTTGGAGGGCGACGACGACCCGCTGGGCGTCGAGGACCTGCGGACCCACCGGCTGCCGCTGGCCCAGGCGCCGCAGGCGTACGAGATGTTCCAGAAGAAGGAGGACGGCTGCGTCAAGGTCGTGCTCGCACCGTGA
- a CDS encoding SDR family NAD(P)-dependent oxidoreductase produces the protein MTRTVVVTGATSGIGRAAARELAGRGDRLVLAARSPETLEQVRRECADAGAADVRIVPTDVTAPDALGTLAATAIAEFGRIDVWVHTAAVMAYGRFEEIPAEVFDQVVRTDLLAAAGVARVALRHFRATGGGTLILTGSVLGHITAPYMSGYVTSKWGLHGLARALQQESRDLDGVHVCLVTPGSVDTPVYQQAANYLGRIGRPPLPITTPERVARAIAHCADKPRREISVGRVNLVMRFGFTALPAVYDVLVGPLMRIGGLTGRPVPPTDGVVFAPNPAGEAVRGGWLPDVSRVVRSVGDATATVGSAVRRRLR, from the coding sequence GTGACCCGAACCGTGGTCGTCACCGGCGCGACCAGCGGGATCGGCCGGGCGGCGGCCCGGGAGCTCGCGGGCCGCGGGGACCGTCTGGTCCTCGCGGCCCGCTCCCCCGAAACCCTGGAACAGGTACGCCGGGAGTGCGCCGACGCGGGCGCCGCGGACGTCCGGATCGTGCCGACCGACGTGACCGCCCCGGACGCGCTCGGCACCCTTGCCGCCACCGCGATCGCCGAGTTCGGCCGGATCGACGTCTGGGTGCACACCGCGGCCGTGATGGCGTACGGGCGCTTCGAGGAGATCCCGGCGGAGGTCTTCGACCAGGTGGTCCGGACCGACCTGCTGGCCGCCGCCGGGGTCGCCCGGGTGGCGTTGCGGCACTTCCGGGCGACCGGGGGCGGCACGCTGATCCTCACCGGATCGGTGCTGGGACACATCACGGCGCCCTACATGAGCGGGTACGTGACCAGCAAGTGGGGGCTGCACGGCCTGGCCCGGGCGTTGCAGCAGGAGTCGCGGGACCTGGACGGGGTGCACGTCTGCCTGGTCACGCCGGGCAGCGTCGACACGCCCGTCTACCAGCAGGCGGCGAACTACCTCGGCCGGATCGGCCGGCCCCCGCTGCCGATCACCACCCCGGAGCGGGTGGCCCGGGCCATCGCGCACTGCGCCGACAAGCCCCGCCGGGAGATCTCGGTGGGCCGGGTCAACCTGGTCATGCGGTTCGGCTTCACCGCGCTGCCGGCCGTCTACGACGTGCTGGTCGGGCCGCTGATGCGGATCGGCGGGCTCACCGGACGCCCGGTGCCGCCGACGGACGGGGTGGTGTTCGCACCGAACCCGGCCGGTGAGGCGGTCCGGGGCGGCTGGCTGCCCGACGTGTCGCGGGTGGTGCGGTCCGTCGGCGACGCCACCGCCACTGTCGGCTCGGCCGTCCGTCGGCGGCTGCGCTGA
- a CDS encoding MBL fold metallo-hydrolase yields the protein MRTPAERAPERASGGRAWRIAGLAAVAGLAWAARDIPAQLGGRLSGARAERAARSPRFRDGTFHNPAGTSATMVADPGRNLVRELIFGKQKRRPDSAVPLLRPADPAPGDPARELNAIWYGHASTLVEIEGHRVLLDPVWSDRCSPSALVGPRRIHEPPVRLDELPPLDAVLISHDHYDHLDMDTVRGLLAHQSAPFLVPLGVGAHLDRWGVPEERIVELDWSESHRVGGLTVTATAAQHFSGRGLRRDGTLWSSWVVAGAHRKVFYTGDSGYFDGYAAIGAEHGPFDLTLMQIGAYDRAWPNIHMFPEEAVAAHLDVRGELLVPVHWGTFNLALHDWSEPVDRLWAEAKARDVRLAVPRPGERVMVDEPPTVDGWWQAIA from the coding sequence ATGCGCACACCAGCGGAGCGGGCACCGGAGCGGGCGAGCGGCGGGCGGGCCTGGCGGATCGCCGGGCTGGCGGCCGTCGCCGGCCTGGCCTGGGCGGCGCGGGACATCCCGGCCCAGCTCGGTGGCCGGCTCAGCGGCGCGCGGGCGGAGCGGGCGGCCCGGTCGCCGCGGTTCCGCGACGGCACGTTCCACAACCCGGCCGGCACCAGCGCCACCATGGTCGCCGACCCGGGCCGCAACCTGGTCCGGGAGCTGATCTTCGGCAAGCAGAAGCGGCGGCCCGACAGCGCCGTGCCGCTGCTGCGCCCGGCCGATCCGGCGCCGGGTGACCCGGCCCGCGAGCTGAACGCGATCTGGTACGGGCACGCGTCGACGCTGGTGGAGATCGAGGGGCACCGGGTGCTGCTCGACCCGGTCTGGAGCGACAGGTGCTCGCCGTCGGCGCTGGTCGGCCCGCGGCGCATCCACGAGCCGCCGGTCCGGCTGGACGAACTGCCCCCGCTGGACGCCGTGCTTATCTCCCACGACCACTACGACCACCTCGACATGGACACCGTGCGCGGGCTGCTCGCCCACCAGTCCGCGCCCTTCCTGGTGCCGCTCGGCGTCGGCGCCCACCTGGACCGGTGGGGCGTGCCGGAGGAGCGCATCGTCGAGCTGGACTGGTCGGAGAGCCACCGGGTCGGCGGGCTCACCGTCACCGCCACCGCCGCCCAGCACTTCTCCGGGCGCGGGCTGCGCCGCGACGGCACGCTCTGGAGTTCCTGGGTGGTGGCCGGCGCGCACCGGAAGGTCTTCTACACCGGTGACTCCGGCTACTTCGACGGCTACGCCGCGATCGGCGCCGAGCACGGCCCGTTCGACCTCACGCTCATGCAGATCGGGGCGTACGACCGGGCCTGGCCGAACATCCACATGTTCCCCGAGGAGGCCGTCGCCGCCCACCTCGACGTCCGCGGCGAACTGCTGGTTCCGGTGCACTGGGGCACCTTCAACCTGGCCCTGCACGACTGGTCCGAGCCGGTGGACCGACTGTGGGCCGAGGCGAAGGCCCGGGACGTCCGGCTGGCCGTGCCGCGCCCGGGCGAGCGGGTAATGGTCGACGAGCCGCCGACGGTGGACGGCTGGTGGCAGGCGATCGCCTGA
- a CDS encoding deoxyguanosinetriphosphate triphosphohydrolase family protein translates to MEVPADPRARRLFGGSARALGDLAAGPFRADRDRIVGSPFFARLNGVTQVISPGGSGLLVHNRLTHSLKVAQVARAVAERLTADPAHRDLLEKLGGCDPDVVEAAALAHDLGHPPFGHLGERVLDRLARQRLGLADGFEGNAQSYRIVTSTEIRGAATTGLDLTAAVRAAMLKYPWTRLDHPDPHPRHLDPAPRGAAAPPDDPESGSVKFGAYRTELDDLRQAREPFAGRIPDWQQTPEASVMDTADDIAYAIHDVEDFYRVGVLQQGAVAAELMAWQREYGHLRSITASALEAAGRRPGAAIERLRRQLHRKDAWIADDDAFAAAVEHVREELVEGLLALPFDGSIEAEQYVARFSARWSTRFVEAITVTPEPDVRSGYVQLDRAQWHEVQVLKFVHHRFVLARPDLALHQRGQARLLGTLVEALWEWLLDPEEESRLPRRLHDLVELAEAELHPRTPDRIGRARGRAIVDFVAQLTDGQAVAMLDALSGRSGALWTDAFVL, encoded by the coding sequence ATGGAGGTACCTGCGGATCCGCGGGCCCGGCGGCTCTTCGGGGGCAGCGCCCGGGCGCTCGGCGACCTGGCCGCCGGCCCGTTCCGGGCCGACCGGGACCGGATCGTCGGCTCGCCGTTCTTCGCCCGGCTCAACGGCGTCACCCAGGTGATCAGCCCGGGCGGATCCGGGCTGCTGGTGCACAACCGGCTCACCCACAGCCTCAAGGTGGCGCAGGTGGCCCGGGCGGTCGCCGAGCGGCTGACCGCCGACCCGGCCCACCGGGACCTGCTGGAGAAGCTCGGCGGCTGCGACCCGGACGTGGTGGAGGCCGCCGCGCTCGCCCACGACCTCGGGCACCCGCCGTTCGGGCACCTGGGGGAGCGGGTCCTGGACCGGCTGGCCCGGCAGCGGCTCGGGCTCGCCGACGGCTTCGAGGGCAACGCCCAGTCGTACCGGATCGTCACCAGCACCGAGATCCGCGGCGCGGCGACCACCGGGCTCGACCTGACCGCCGCCGTCCGCGCGGCGATGCTGAAGTACCCGTGGACCCGGCTGGACCACCCCGACCCGCATCCGCGGCACCTCGACCCGGCGCCCCGGGGCGCGGCGGCGCCGCCGGACGACCCGGAGAGCGGGTCGGTCAAGTTCGGGGCGTACCGCACCGAGCTGGACGACCTGCGGCAGGCCCGGGAGCCGTTCGCCGGACGCATCCCGGACTGGCAGCAGACACCGGAGGCGTCCGTCATGGACACCGCCGACGACATCGCGTACGCCATCCACGACGTGGAGGACTTCTATCGCGTGGGGGTGCTCCAGCAGGGGGCGGTGGCCGCCGAGCTGATGGCCTGGCAGCGCGAGTACGGGCACCTGCGTTCGATCACCGCCTCGGCGCTGGAGGCCGCCGGCCGGCGACCGGGGGCGGCGATCGAACGACTGCGCCGCCAACTGCACCGCAAGGACGCCTGGATCGCCGACGACGACGCGTTCGCCGCCGCGGTCGAGCACGTCCGGGAGGAACTGGTGGAAGGGCTGCTGGCGCTGCCCTTCGACGGCTCGATCGAGGCGGAGCAGTACGTCGCGCGGTTCTCCGCCCGCTGGTCGACCCGCTTCGTGGAGGCGATCACGGTGACCCCCGAGCCGGACGTGCGCTCCGGCTACGTCCAGCTCGACCGGGCGCAGTGGCACGAGGTGCAGGTGCTCAAGTTCGTCCATCACCGGTTCGTGCTGGCCCGCCCCGACCTGGCCCTGCACCAGCGCGGCCAGGCACGGCTGCTGGGCACGCTGGTGGAGGCGCTCTGGGAGTGGCTGCTGGACCCGGAGGAGGAGTCCCGGTTGCCCCGCCGCCTGCACGACCTGGTCGAACTGGCCGAGGCGGAGCTGCACCCGCGCACCCCGGACCGGATCGGCCGGGCCCGGGGGCGGGCGATCGTCGACTTCGTCGCGCAGCTCACCGACGGTCAGGCGGTGGCGATGCTGGATGCGCTCTCCGGCCGCTCCGGCGCCCTGTGGACCGACGCGTTCGTGCTCTGA
- a CDS encoding Tex family protein, whose protein sequence is MTQSVHQRIAEELGVAERQVRAAVELLDGGATVPFIARYRKEATGLLDDAQLRTLEERLRYLRELDERRAAVLESIRSQGKLDEALEAQILAADSKSRLEDIYLPYKPKRRTRAQIAREAGLEPLADTLLADPTQDPRTVAAGFADPDKGVADAAAALDGARAILIERFAEDADLIGTLREQMWSRGRLVSRVREGQETAGAKFADYFDFAEPYPKLPSHRILAMLRGEKEGVLELTMDPEAEGDADAATGPSRYEAAVAGRFGVSDQGRPADRWLADTVRWAWRTRILIHLGADLRMRLWQAAEEEAVRVFATNLRDLLLAAPAGARPTMGLDPGLRTGVKVAVVDATGKVVATDTIYPHEPRRQWDASLHTLATLAAAHGVELVAIGNGTASRETDKLAGDLIKQHPELKLTKVVVSEAGASVYSASAYASQELPGLDVSLRGAVSIARRLQDPLAELVKIDPRSIGVGQYQHDLSEVKLSRSLDAVVEDCVNAVGVDVNTASAPLLTRVSGIGAGLAENIVLHRDANGPFRTRAELKKVARLGPKAFEQCAGFLRIPGGDDPLDSSSVHPEAYPVVRRILASTGQDVRALIGKSAILRGLRATDFVDDTFGLPTVTDILAELEKPGRDPRPEFRTATFVEGVEKIGDLTPGMVLEGVVTNVAAFGAFVDVGVHQDGLVHVSAMSHTFVKDPRDVVKSGDVVKVRVLDVDVPRKRISLTLRLEDEAPAGGGRPAGGDGRRERGGQGGGPRGGGQSRGGQGGGPRSGGPRGGGQSGGGQSGGGQSGGGQGGGGPRGGSQGGGGQGGGQRGDRGGSRGGPQQRQGRGGGAPAPVNDAMAEALRRAGLA, encoded by the coding sequence GTGACCCAGTCTGTGCACCAGCGGATCGCCGAGGAACTCGGCGTCGCCGAACGTCAGGTGCGCGCGGCCGTCGAGCTGCTCGACGGCGGCGCCACCGTGCCGTTCATCGCCCGCTACCGCAAGGAGGCCACCGGCCTGCTCGACGACGCGCAGCTGCGCACGCTGGAGGAGCGGCTGCGCTACCTGCGCGAGCTGGACGAGCGGCGCGCCGCCGTGCTGGAGTCGATCCGGAGCCAGGGCAAGCTCGACGAGGCCCTGGAGGCGCAGATCCTCGCCGCCGACTCGAAGTCCCGCCTGGAGGACATCTACCTGCCCTACAAGCCGAAGCGGCGGACCCGGGCGCAGATCGCCCGCGAGGCCGGGCTGGAGCCGCTCGCGGACACGCTCCTCGCCGACCCGACGCAGGACCCGAGGACGGTCGCCGCCGGGTTCGCCGACCCGGACAAGGGCGTCGCGGACGCCGCTGCCGCGCTGGACGGGGCGCGGGCCATCCTGATCGAGCGCTTCGCCGAGGACGCCGACCTGATCGGCACGCTGCGCGAGCAGATGTGGTCGCGGGGCCGGCTGGTCTCCCGGGTACGCGAGGGCCAGGAGACGGCCGGCGCGAAGTTCGCCGACTACTTCGACTTCGCCGAGCCGTACCCGAAGCTGCCCTCGCACCGGATCCTCGCCATGCTCCGGGGCGAGAAGGAGGGCGTGCTGGAGCTGACCATGGACCCGGAGGCCGAGGGCGACGCCGACGCGGCCACCGGGCCCAGCCGCTACGAGGCCGCCGTCGCCGGCCGGTTCGGCGTCAGCGACCAGGGGCGGCCCGCCGACCGCTGGCTGGCCGACACGGTGCGCTGGGCCTGGCGTACCCGGATCCTCATCCACCTCGGCGCGGACCTGCGGATGCGGCTGTGGCAGGCGGCCGAGGAGGAGGCGGTCCGCGTCTTCGCCACCAATCTGCGCGACCTGCTGCTGGCCGCGCCCGCCGGCGCCCGCCCCACCATGGGCCTCGATCCGGGCCTGCGCACCGGCGTGAAGGTGGCCGTGGTCGACGCCACCGGCAAGGTGGTCGCCACCGACACGATCTACCCGCACGAGCCGCGCCGGCAGTGGGACGCCTCCCTGCACACGCTCGCCACACTGGCCGCCGCGCACGGGGTCGAGCTGGTGGCGATCGGCAACGGCACGGCCAGCCGGGAGACCGACAAGCTGGCCGGTGACCTGATCAAGCAGCACCCCGAGCTGAAGCTGACCAAGGTGGTGGTCTCGGAGGCCGGCGCGTCGGTCTACTCGGCCTCCGCGTACGCCTCGCAGGAGCTGCCCGGTCTCGACGTGTCGCTGCGCGGGGCGGTCTCCATCGCCCGCCGCCTCCAGGACCCGCTCGCCGAGCTGGTGAAGATCGACCCGCGCTCGATCGGGGTCGGGCAGTACCAGCACGACCTGTCCGAGGTGAAGCTGTCCCGCTCCCTCGACGCGGTGGTGGAGGACTGCGTCAACGCGGTCGGCGTGGACGTCAACACCGCCTCCGCGCCGCTGCTCACCCGGGTCTCCGGCATCGGCGCCGGCCTTGCCGAGAACATCGTGTTGCACCGCGACGCCAACGGGCCGTTCCGCACCCGGGCCGAGCTGAAGAAGGTGGCCCGGCTCGGGCCGAAGGCGTTCGAGCAGTGCGCCGGCTTCCTGCGCATCCCCGGCGGGGACGACCCGCTCGACTCGTCCAGCGTGCACCCGGAGGCGTACCCGGTGGTCCGCCGGATCCTCGCCTCCACCGGGCAGGATGTGCGCGCGCTGATCGGGAAGTCGGCCATCCTGCGCGGCCTGCGGGCGACCGACTTCGTCGACGACACGTTCGGTCTGCCCACCGTCACCGACATCCTGGCCGAGCTGGAGAAGCCCGGCCGCGACCCGCGCCCGGAGTTCCGCACGGCCACGTTCGTCGAGGGCGTCGAGAAGATCGGCGACCTGACCCCGGGCATGGTGCTGGAGGGCGTGGTGACGAACGTGGCCGCGTTCGGCGCGTTCGTCGACGTCGGCGTGCACCAGGACGGCCTGGTGCACGTCTCGGCCATGTCGCACACGTTCGTGAAGGACCCGCGCGACGTGGTGAAGTCCGGTGACGTGGTCAAGGTCCGGGTGCTCGACGTGGACGTGCCGCGCAAGCGGATCTCGCTGACGCTGCGGCTGGAGGACGAGGCGCCGGCCGGGGGCGGGCGCCCCGCGGGCGGCGACGGCCGGCGGGAGCGCGGCGGCCAGGGCGGCGGTCCGCGCGGCGGCGGCCAGAGCCGGGGCGGCCAGGGCGGCGGTCCGCGCAGCGGCGGCCCGCGCGGCGGCGGTCAGAGCGGCGGCGGTCAGAGCGGCGGCGGTCAGAGCGGCGGCGGCCAGGGTGGCGGCGGCCCGCGCGGCGGCAGTCAGGGTGGCGGCGGCCAGGGTGGCGGTCAGCGTGGCGACCGGGGCGGCTCGCGCGGTGGTCCGCAGCAGCGGCAGGGGCGCGGCGGCGGGGCGCCCGCACCGGTCAACGACGCCATGGCGGAGGCGCTGCGCCGGGCCGGCCTGGCCTGA
- a CDS encoding DUF389 domain-containing protein, with translation MLHLRVIAPSDRSSAVVELLAADPGVTHLVVLPGAARQPAGDYVTCDVVRESADNVLRELQDLGVETHGAIAADDVELTLSEAADRAAEEAPGHGEDAVVWDEIAAKTGEQTVLTGTFLALIVVATMIAGIGVLLDQPILIVGAMVVGPEFGPLAALCVALLRRQPPVIGRSVQALTVGFLTAMVATVLSTWALTAAGLVSREMLLDERPLTDFIWRPDALSWVVGLLAGVAGMLSLTSKKSGSLVGVLISVTTVPAAANVAVATAYGVWPEAAGSALQLVINLAAIVLAGLLTLVVQLCWWRHVARRAAHAVPRQRADGGPSPVSAGRRPPRDAG, from the coding sequence GCGGCACGCCAGCCGGCCGGCGACTACGTCACCTGTGACGTCGTCCGGGAAAGCGCGGACAACGTGCTGCGCGAGCTCCAGGACCTCGGCGTCGAGACGCACGGGGCGATCGCCGCCGACGACGTGGAGCTGACGCTCTCGGAGGCGGCCGACCGGGCCGCCGAGGAGGCGCCCGGGCACGGCGAGGACGCGGTGGTCTGGGACGAGATCGCCGCGAAGACCGGAGAGCAGACCGTGCTCACCGGCACGTTCCTCGCCCTGATCGTGGTCGCGACCATGATCGCCGGCATCGGTGTGTTGCTCGACCAGCCCATCCTGATCGTCGGCGCGATGGTGGTCGGCCCCGAGTTCGGGCCGCTCGCCGCGCTCTGCGTGGCGCTGCTGCGGCGTCAGCCGCCGGTCATCGGTCGGTCGGTGCAGGCCCTGACGGTCGGCTTCCTCACCGCCATGGTCGCCACCGTGCTCAGCACCTGGGCGCTCACCGCGGCCGGCCTGGTCAGCCGGGAGATGCTGCTGGACGAGCGGCCGCTGACCGACTTCATCTGGCGCCCGGACGCGCTCTCCTGGGTGGTCGGGCTGCTCGCCGGCGTCGCCGGCATGCTCTCGCTGACCTCGAAGAAGTCCGGTTCGCTGGTCGGCGTGCTGATCTCGGTGACCACCGTTCCGGCAGCCGCCAACGTGGCCGTCGCGACCGCGTACGGGGTGTGGCCCGAGGCGGCCGGCTCCGCCCTGCAACTGGTGATCAACCTGGCCGCCATCGTGCTGGCCGGCCTGCTCACCCTGGTCGTCCAGCTCTGCTGGTGGCGGCACGTCGCGCGGCGGGCCGCGCACGCGGTGCCGCGGCAGCGGGCCGACGGTGGCCCGTCCCCGGTCAGCGCCGGTCGTCGCCCGCCTCGAGACGCCGGCTGA